In Aristaeella hokkaidonensis, the following are encoded in one genomic region:
- a CDS encoding phosphatase PAP2 family protein yields MGNVFYFDWEVDLIEWLQKTIGSAGQAIAKAVTFIGGETVMLLVLLVVLFCYKKESGKRCGFTMVAASMWFPMIKNIVLRIRPYMAHPERIEALTVVQEDADPLDIIQQGYSFPSGHSANAVAMYGSIAREIRKKWMWWLAVIVPLLIGVSRFDVGVHYPTDVLAGWLVGLAALGFSMLLEKKVKKEWVRSLILLTVTMPGIFWCTSRDYFTSLGLLIGMVTVFPYEKKYINFQDTKNVWAMILRVAGAFAVYAAMNTVLKLPFDKEWLNSGTLGANLIRSARYAIMLFVLLGVYPRVFPAYEKIGRKNNS; encoded by the coding sequence ATGGGCAATGTTTTCTATTTTGACTGGGAAGTAGACCTGATTGAGTGGCTGCAGAAAACCATCGGATCAGCCGGGCAGGCGATAGCCAAAGCGGTAACGTTTATCGGCGGGGAAACCGTGATGCTGCTGGTGCTGCTGGTCGTTTTGTTTTGCTACAAAAAAGAATCGGGAAAACGCTGCGGCTTTACGATGGTAGCGGCCAGCATGTGGTTTCCGATGATCAAAAACATTGTGCTGCGGATCAGGCCGTACATGGCGCATCCTGAACGCATTGAAGCCCTGACGGTTGTCCAGGAGGACGCAGATCCCCTGGATATTATCCAGCAGGGATATTCATTTCCCAGCGGCCACAGCGCGAATGCGGTGGCAATGTACGGAAGTATTGCCCGGGAAATCCGGAAAAAGTGGATGTGGTGGCTGGCGGTGATTGTGCCGCTGCTGATCGGCGTGAGCCGTTTTGATGTCGGAGTGCATTACCCCACGGACGTGCTGGCTGGATGGCTGGTGGGCCTGGCAGCACTTGGATTCAGCATGCTGCTGGAAAAGAAAGTGAAGAAGGAATGGGTTCGCAGCCTGATCCTGCTGACGGTGACCATGCCCGGAATCTTCTGGTGTACAAGCCGGGATTATTTCACTTCCCTGGGACTGCTGATCGGCATGGTAACGGTTTTCCCCTATGAAAAGAAGTATATCAACTTCCAGGATACGAAGAATGTATGGGCGATGATCCTGCGGGTGGCCGGTGCCTTTGCGGTATACGCGGCGATGAACACCGTGCTGAAGCTGCCTTTTGACAAGGAATGGCTGAACAGCGGAACGCTGGGAGCAAACCTGATCCGTTCCGCGCGATATGCCATTATGCTGTTTGTGCTTCTGGGAGTATATCCGAGAGTATTTCCGGCCTACGAAAAAATCGGAAGGAAAAACAATTCATAA
- a CDS encoding glycosyltransferase family 2 protein, whose product MKLIIQIPCYNEAETLEIALNDLPRHIDGIDTIEYLIVNDGSCDDTVKVARRLGVHYVVNFTKNRGLAKGFMAGLDACLRNGADIIVNTDADNQYCGDDIETIVRPILEGKSDIVIGERPIDHTEHFSPLKKKLQHFGSWVVRRVSKSDIPDAPSGFRAFSREAALRLNVTNEYTYTLETIVQAGRERIPMTSVPIHTNGELRPSRLFNSMLGYVKKSMLTILRAYVLYKPLTFFTVLGSIPFGLGVILGIRFLVFLFQGHSAGHIQSLILASTLLMMGFMTYVVGILSDTIAAERKILEDVQYHARKADYAAAKIEEEEEPNRKIS is encoded by the coding sequence ATGAAACTCATCATCCAAATTCCCTGCTACAACGAAGCGGAAACCCTGGAAATTGCCCTGAACGACCTGCCCAGGCACATTGACGGCATTGACACAATTGAATATCTCATCGTTAACGATGGTAGCTGCGACGACACCGTGAAAGTGGCCAGGCGCTTGGGCGTGCATTATGTGGTGAACTTCACCAAGAACCGGGGCCTGGCCAAGGGCTTCATGGCGGGCCTGGATGCCTGCCTGCGCAACGGGGCGGACATCATCGTGAATACCGACGCAGACAACCAGTATTGCGGAGACGATATCGAAACCATCGTTCGGCCCATTCTGGAAGGAAAGAGCGACATCGTCATCGGCGAGCGGCCCATTGACCATACGGAACATTTTTCGCCCCTAAAAAAGAAATTGCAGCACTTCGGCTCATGGGTGGTACGCCGCGTGTCCAAGTCGGACATTCCAGACGCTCCCAGCGGCTTCCGCGCTTTCAGCCGGGAGGCGGCCCTGCGTCTGAACGTGACCAACGAATATACCTATACCCTGGAGACCATCGTGCAGGCTGGCCGCGAGCGTATCCCCATGACCTCCGTGCCTATCCACACCAACGGCGAACTGCGGCCCAGCCGTCTGTTCAACAGTATGCTGGGCTATGTAAAAAAATCCATGCTTACTATCCTGCGGGCTTATGTGCTGTATAAGCCATTGACGTTCTTCACAGTCCTGGGCTCCATTCCCTTTGGCCTCGGCGTGATCCTGGGTATCCGCTTTCTGGTGTTCCTGTTCCAGGGACATTCTGCCGGTCATATCCAATCCCTGATCCTGGCCAGCACCTTGCTTATGATGGGCTTTATGACCTACGTGGTGGGAATCCTCAGCGATACCATCGCCGCCGAACGTAAAATCTTGGAGGATGTGCAGTATCACGCCAGGAAGGCGGATTATGCTGCAGCAAAAATCGAGGAAGAAGAGGAACCGAACAGGAAGATTTCCTAA
- a CDS encoding glycosyltransferase family 4 protein: MDRLLAQRTLKKGDAFIVQSKMDEDDLKTIIRNPICQRTVHPTYNAFRFHELTKLEAREKLGLSADKKILLFFGFVREYKGLKYLIQAIPRVVSRHKDVELLIAGDFGEDQAAYMQLIQETGVSDHICVQKGYMPDSEVENYFFASDLVVLPYISATQSGVIQMAFGFERPVISTNVGGLPDVVTDGKTGYLVEPENEKELADAVIRFFEENKEAEFTENIRKEAYRFSWDRMTEIIDSLM; this comes from the coding sequence ATGGATCGTCTACTTGCCCAGCGCACATTAAAAAAAGGCGACGCGTTCATTGTGCAGTCAAAAATGGATGAGGATGATTTGAAAACGATCATCAGGAATCCAATCTGCCAACGCACTGTCCACCCGACTTACAACGCTTTCCGTTTCCACGAATTGACAAAGCTGGAGGCGCGGGAAAAACTAGGTCTGTCCGCGGATAAAAAAATCCTTTTATTCTTTGGCTTTGTGCGGGAATACAAAGGCCTGAAATATTTGATTCAGGCCATACCCCGCGTGGTCAGCCGCCATAAGGATGTGGAACTGCTTATTGCGGGAGATTTTGGAGAAGATCAGGCAGCGTATATGCAGCTGATTCAGGAAACAGGGGTTTCAGACCATATCTGTGTACAGAAAGGCTATATGCCAGACAGCGAAGTGGAAAACTACTTCTTTGCTTCCGATCTTGTTGTTCTTCCGTATATCAGCGCTACCCAAAGCGGGGTCATTCAAATGGCATTCGGTTTTGAAAGGCCTGTTATATCCACCAATGTGGGCGGGCTGCCGGACGTGGTTACGGATGGAAAAACCGGTTATCTGGTGGAGCCGGAAAACGAGAAGGAACTGGCAGACGCCGTGATCCGGTTCTTTGAAGAAAACAAGGAAGCCGAGTTCACAGAAAATATCCGGAAAGAAGCATACCGTTTTTCCTGGGACAGGATGACGGAAATTATTGATTCATTGATGTAA
- a CDS encoding glycosyltransferase family 4 protein, translating into MEEEAVNKAINLIYLSPKHDGGKDQVALNLLKGLQDNGTADQYEVICWDYSVKTLRHLAPDAQYRVLKSKRRLGDNALHMLQTMYINTLKLRKIIKEDHIQVLFHIRYINGLFKLPTKTVMIPHDIRDITHRVLGAEKVPYYKYFIYKIIYAFDFKHADAIIAISNFDKQEITSFYPQYAKKVKMIYNPIITDSYHPKENNAKKYICAINCQYSHKNTITLIKAFEIIKEKIPYQLVLIGNIPPRVQYLKEYVEQHGLERVVHFTGFISDEKIDEILSQTALYVNPSLFEGFGMTAVEAMIKKIPALVSDIPVNREVTFGFAQYYDDLQNPEALAKAIMDCLDDPPTEKALEQTSEKLRYTFHYRKIAEEYHSFFLSCIEQ; encoded by the coding sequence ATGGAGGAAGAAGCAGTGAATAAAGCCATCAATTTGATTTACTTAAGTCCAAAACACGATGGTGGAAAGGATCAGGTCGCGCTGAATTTACTGAAAGGACTGCAAGATAACGGCACGGCGGATCAATATGAGGTCATTTGTTGGGATTATTCTGTGAAGACACTGCGTCATTTGGCGCCGGATGCTCAATACCGGGTTTTGAAAAGCAAAAGAAGGCTTGGAGACAATGCGCTTCATATGCTTCAAACGATGTATATCAACACATTGAAGTTACGAAAAATCATCAAAGAGGATCATATTCAGGTTCTGTTTCACATTCGATACATCAATGGACTTTTTAAACTACCGACAAAAACCGTCATGATTCCACACGACATTAGGGATATAACCCATCGTGTATTGGGGGCAGAAAAAGTACCGTATTACAAATATTTTATATATAAAATAATATATGCATTTGATTTTAAACACGCAGACGCCATCATTGCCATTTCAAATTTTGACAAGCAGGAAATCACATCATTCTATCCGCAATACGCCAAGAAAGTGAAAATGATTTACAACCCGATTATAACAGATTCGTATCATCCCAAAGAAAATAATGCTAAAAAATATATCTGCGCAATTAACTGCCAGTACAGCCATAAGAATACTATTACTTTAATAAAAGCGTTTGAAATCATCAAGGAAAAAATACCTTATCAGCTTGTGCTGATTGGAAATATACCGCCACGGGTACAATACCTGAAGGAGTACGTTGAACAACATGGTCTTGAGCGGGTCGTGCATTTTACCGGATTCATCAGCGATGAGAAAATCGATGAAATTCTTTCGCAAACAGCACTCTATGTCAATCCTTCACTTTTTGAGGGATTTGGCATGACAGCTGTGGAAGCCATGATTAAAAAAATACCTGCGCTTGTTTCCGATATTCCAGTCAATCGCGAGGTTACCTTTGGATTTGCGCAATATTACGACGATCTTCAAAATCCAGAAGCATTGGCAAAGGCAATCATGGATTGCCTGGATGATCCTCCGACTGAAAAAGCGCTGGAACAGACGAGCGAAAAGCTGCGGTATACTTTTCATTATCGAAAAATTGCCGAGGAGTATCATTCCTTTTTCTTGTCATGCATTGAGCAATAA
- a CDS encoding polysaccharide biosynthesis C-terminal domain-containing protein — protein MRSKVTLLNMLSSLLFRVCLVISGFIIPRIVLHYFGSTMNGLVASISQFLKYIALIEGGVTAVVSANLYKPLVDADHDRLSSVISAAKRFYRGIGTIFIVYSLCLAVIYPLASGLDFLFAGSLTVILSIALLMQYMFSITYQTLFKADKKGYIVFLLQSAITLLNVALVYVSIKIYPSIHLIYLINGLLYTIQPLIFDYYAKKYYAIDWKAKPDRNLLKDRWNGFAINLAAFIHNGTDVAVLTVFTGLPTVSVYSVYALVASNGLKTLIQSLVSGIDPAIGQIYARGDMKALHQKMDLYEYIVFFLVFFLFTMGGLLITPFVMLYTKGVTDADYYQPLFGFLLVLAEAIYLLKSPHCTLAYSANQFKKLTVPAFMEAFLNIAVSIALIKHLGLIGVAIGTCVAMSYRMVFHIYFTTKIIPGRKQWFFYRKLLLFLAATGIGVSVCYFGLPLNEYSLLPWLLHAAAYAGILGVLYLVLSVLFFRKELQFIFQYLIKRKQKHEGSAPIRCV, from the coding sequence ATGAGAAGCAAAGTAACGCTTTTAAATATGCTGTCAAGTCTGTTGTTTCGGGTGTGCCTTGTAATCAGCGGATTTATCATTCCCAGAATCGTTTTGCATTATTTTGGCTCCACGATGAACGGCCTCGTAGCTTCCATCAGTCAATTTTTGAAGTATATCGCGTTGATCGAAGGCGGCGTGACAGCCGTCGTATCCGCAAATCTGTACAAGCCTCTGGTGGATGCGGATCATGATCGCCTCAGCAGCGTAATATCCGCCGCGAAAAGATTTTATCGCGGCATCGGCACTATCTTTATTGTTTATTCCCTTTGTCTGGCAGTCATCTATCCGCTCGCGTCGGGATTGGATTTCTTGTTTGCCGGGTCGCTCACCGTCATTCTGTCTATCGCGCTTTTGATGCAATATATGTTTTCTATTACGTATCAGACACTCTTCAAGGCAGATAAAAAAGGCTATATCGTGTTCCTGCTCCAAAGCGCGATCACCCTGTTAAACGTGGCGCTGGTCTATGTGTCCATAAAGATTTATCCCAGCATTCATCTGATTTATCTGATAAACGGTTTATTGTACACCATACAACCTTTGATTTTTGATTATTATGCGAAAAAATACTATGCAATAGACTGGAAAGCCAAGCCAGATCGCAATTTATTGAAGGATCGCTGGAACGGATTTGCGATCAATCTGGCTGCGTTCATCCATAATGGGACGGACGTCGCTGTTTTGACGGTTTTCACCGGCCTGCCTACGGTTTCTGTGTACAGTGTGTACGCGCTGGTGGCAAGCAACGGATTAAAAACGCTCATTCAATCTCTGGTATCCGGGATAGACCCAGCCATCGGCCAGATTTATGCAAGGGGGGATATGAAAGCGTTACATCAGAAAATGGATTTATATGAGTATATCGTGTTTTTCCTGGTGTTTTTCCTGTTTACTATGGGCGGCCTGCTGATTACACCGTTCGTAATGCTCTATACAAAAGGGGTTACCGATGCGGATTATTATCAGCCCTTGTTCGGTTTCCTGCTTGTGCTGGCGGAAGCGATCTATCTCTTAAAATCTCCGCATTGTACCCTTGCCTATTCGGCGAATCAATTCAAAAAACTCACCGTGCCGGCTTTCATGGAAGCGTTTCTCAATATCGCTGTTTCCATTGCGTTGATAAAGCACCTGGGGCTGATCGGCGTCGCTATCGGCACGTGCGTGGCAATGAGTTACAGGATGGTATTCCATATTTATTTTACTACCAAAATCATTCCAGGAAGAAAGCAGTGGTTCTTTTACCGCAAACTGCTGCTATTTCTGGCGGCGACGGGAATCGGCGTTTCAGTATGTTATTTCGGTTTGCCGCTGAATGAATACTCTCTTCTTCCGTGGCTTCTGCATGCGGCTGCCTACGCGGGCATTTTAGGCGTGCTGTATCTCGTTTTAAGCGTCCTCTTTTTTAGAAAAGAACTGCAGTTCATTTTTCAATACTTAATAAAGAGAAAACAAAAGCATGAAGGAAGTGCGCCAATACGGTGCGTGTAA
- a CDS encoding Stealth CR1 domain-containing protein: MSTYDLPIDLVYLYVNSSDEAWIAKRNQYAMDQNNSVCRFRDNKELMYSLRSVEKYAPWIRNIYIVSNSSMPAWLNTDHPKLHVVGHEIILPTDSLPCFNSSVIECYLHRIPGLSEIFLYANDDMFFGNHVSPDFFVKDSKPIVRMVKNDIAPTNNYKRIILNSKKTLFDHYRKEYALVPWHNIDVYTKTGIDACAKEFRKELEACSHNHIRKDNDIHRVLFQYYLIFTEACLLVTHDQSSHIKRLFDYGRMLFSPAKYLDGFNSTTHDLFKSPQFKQLLFKGPRYVCRELIRSPLYKKLFFKHPFCACINDSEDTTEVDLKEYKELMEKLFPEKSSFEK, translated from the coding sequence ATGTCAACCTACGATCTTCCCATTGATTTGGTATACCTCTATGTAAACAGCAGCGATGAGGCGTGGATTGCCAAACGAAACCAATACGCGATGGATCAGAACAACAGCGTCTGCAGGTTCAGGGATAACAAAGAATTGATGTATTCCCTGCGATCCGTGGAAAAATACGCGCCGTGGATCAGGAATATCTACATCGTTTCCAATTCATCCATGCCGGCTTGGCTGAACACGGATCACCCGAAGCTTCATGTTGTCGGCCATGAAATCATTTTGCCGACGGATAGTCTGCCTTGCTTTAACAGTTCCGTGATCGAGTGCTATCTCCACAGAATTCCGGGATTGTCGGAAATTTTCCTTTATGCAAATGATGATATGTTTTTCGGAAATCATGTGTCGCCGGATTTTTTTGTAAAAGACAGCAAACCCATTGTTCGGATGGTGAAAAATGATATTGCTCCCACTAACAATTATAAAAGGATCATTTTGAATTCAAAAAAAACGTTATTTGACCATTATAGAAAAGAATACGCACTTGTTCCATGGCATAATATTGATGTTTATACGAAAACGGGGATAGATGCGTGCGCAAAGGAATTCAGGAAAGAACTTGAAGCCTGTTCTCACAATCATATAAGAAAAGATAATGATATTCATAGGGTTCTTTTTCAGTATTATTTGATATTCACTGAAGCATGCCTGTTAGTGACACACGACCAATCGTCCCACATTAAAAGACTGTTTGATTATGGCAGAATGCTATTTTCCCCTGCCAAATATCTCGATGGTTTTAATTCAACGACACATGATTTGTTTAAGTCCCCACAATTTAAGCAACTATTGTTCAAAGGTCCTCGTTATGTATGTAGAGAATTGATAAGGTCTCCGCTATATAAAAAGCTATTTTTCAAGCATCCTTTTTGTGCGTGTATAAACGACAGTGAGGATACGACGGAAGTGGATCTAAAGGAATATAAGGAACTCATGGAAAAATTGTTTCCGGAAAAATCCTCCTTTGAAAAATGA
- a CDS encoding NAD-dependent epimerase/dehydratase family protein, which translates to MKTHILVIGGTGFLGSHLFDRLIQVGNSLLIIRKEKQRHERKRRKRRCQPTIIPLIWYISM; encoded by the coding sequence ATGAAAACACATATTCTCGTAATTGGCGGCACGGGCTTTCTTGGTTCTCATTTGTTCGATAGGCTGATTCAGGTCGGCAATTCATTGTTAATTATCAGAAAAGAAAAGCAAAGGCACGAAAGAAAAAGGAGAAAAAGAAGATGTCAACCTACGATCATCCCATTGATTTGGTATATCTCTATGTAA
- a CDS encoding stealth family protein — MSTYDHPIDLVYLYVNGNDEEFLAKRSQYAKDQINGVCRIRDNKELMYSLRSVEKYAPWINNIYIVTDSSMPDWLNTDHPKLHIVQNEEIMPSDILPCYNSNVIEAHLWRIPNLSEIFLYANDDMLFCNDVTPDFFVKDGKPLVRMRRQHIGPNSYYFKAIINSRKVLFDYYGKEFDLVPWHNIDVYTKTGMKNCVQEFQKEFNAFFHNRVRKTNDLQRVIFHYYFLSNEACELITHDWTSFVKHFFDYCRMYLFPSRYLDGFFTTTHELFHISLFKRLYMKHPVCACINDSENTTEEDIIKYKNFMETLFPEKSSFEK; from the coding sequence ATGTCAACCTACGATCATCCCATTGATTTGGTATATCTCTATGTAAACGGCAATGATGAGGAATTTCTAGCAAAGCGAAGCCAGTATGCGAAAGATCAAATCAATGGCGTCTGCAGGATCAGGGACAACAAAGAATTGATGTATTCCCTGCGCTCTGTCGAAAAATATGCGCCATGGATCAATAACATCTATATTGTGACCGACTCTTCCATGCCGGACTGGCTGAATACCGATCATCCCAAGCTCCACATCGTTCAAAACGAGGAGATTATGCCATCGGATATTCTTCCATGCTACAACAGCAACGTGATCGAAGCCCATCTCTGGCGCATACCAAACCTTTCAGAGATCTTTCTTTATGCGAATGACGACATGCTCTTTTGCAATGATGTTACGCCAGATTTTTTCGTGAAAGACGGAAAGCCCCTTGTGCGGATGCGGAGACAACACATCGGACCCAATAGTTATTATTTTAAAGCGATCATAAATTCCCGGAAAGTGCTGTTTGACTATTATGGAAAAGAGTTTGATCTTGTCCCTTGGCATAACATTGACGTATATACGAAAACGGGCATGAAAAACTGTGTTCAGGAATTTCAAAAAGAATTTAATGCGTTTTTTCATAACCGCGTAAGAAAAACAAATGATCTCCAAAGGGTAATCTTTCATTATTACTTTTTATCCAATGAAGCGTGTGAATTAATTACACATGACTGGACTTCATTTGTTAAACATTTCTTCGATTATTGCAGGATGTATCTCTTTCCATCCCGCTATCTTGACGGGTTTTTCACGACAACGCATGAACTATTCCATATTTCATTGTTCAAACGGTTGTATATGAAGCATCCTGTTTGTGCGTGTATAAACGACAGTGAGAATACAACGGAAGAAGATATCATCAAATATAAGAACTTCATGGAAACACTGTTTCCGGAAAAATCGTCCTTTGAAAAATGA
- a CDS encoding NAD-dependent epimerase/dehydratase family protein gives MVTDDTGFLGSHLCDRPIRDGNDVICVDNLFTGSKENIRHLLAIRILNSFVMM, from the coding sequence CTGGTAACTGACGACACGGGCTTTCTTGGTTCTCATTTGTGCGACAGGCCGATTCGGGATGGCAATGATGTGATTTGTGTGGATAACTTGTTCACGGGCAGCAAAGAGAACATCCGCCACCTGTTGGCAATCCGTATTTTGAATTCATTCGTCATGATGTAA
- a CDS encoding HAD family hydrolase, whose protein sequence is MMRYERKEKEQLPVLAICYDFDKTLTPDDMQAQGYIQSVGYDVDRFWEETNILAHEQQMDSNLAYMYKMVKEAEGNLILNRKALMEYGAKVKVFPGVEEWFERIREYGREHGVLVEHYIISSGLKEMIEGTEMAKQGAFERIYASSFCYNDRGVAIWPAQAVNYTNKTQFLFRIEKGTLDVNDPAVNDYYPRDLIRIPFRNMVYIGDSDTDIPCMKLVNSYGGHAIGVYDPSTGNMEKVKKMIRENRIRYYSPADYTEGCALDTLVKKIIMRTAANEALEAEHMACEQETEQ, encoded by the coding sequence ATGATGCGATATGAAAGAAAAGAAAAAGAGCAGCTGCCGGTACTGGCAATCTGCTATGACTTTGATAAGACCCTGACGCCGGACGATATGCAGGCACAGGGCTATATCCAGTCTGTGGGCTATGACGTGGACCGTTTCTGGGAAGAAACCAACATCCTGGCCCATGAGCAGCAGATGGATTCCAACCTGGCCTATATGTACAAGATGGTGAAGGAAGCAGAGGGCAACCTGATCCTGAACCGTAAAGCCCTGATGGAATACGGGGCAAAGGTGAAGGTATTCCCCGGTGTGGAGGAATGGTTTGAACGCATCCGGGAATACGGCAGAGAGCACGGTGTGCTGGTGGAACACTATATCATTTCCTCCGGGCTGAAAGAAATGATTGAAGGGACAGAAATGGCAAAGCAGGGCGCGTTTGAACGAATCTATGCCAGCTCCTTCTGCTACAACGACCGGGGCGTGGCCATCTGGCCGGCGCAGGCGGTCAACTATACCAACAAGACACAGTTCCTTTTCCGGATAGAAAAAGGAACCCTGGACGTCAACGATCCCGCGGTGAATGATTATTATCCGCGGGACCTGATCAGGATTCCTTTCCGCAATATGGTTTATATCGGGGACAGCGATACCGACATCCCCTGCATGAAACTGGTGAATTCCTATGGCGGGCATGCCATCGGAGTCTATGATCCCTCTACCGGCAATATGGAGAAAGTGAAGAAGATGATCCGGGAGAACAGGATTCGCTACTATTCACCGGCGGATTACACCGAGGGATGCGCACTGGATACGCTGGTGAAGAAAATCATTATGAGAACCGCGGCCAACGAGGCGCTGGAAGCGGAACACATGGCCTGTGAACAGGAAACAGAACAGTGA
- a CDS encoding carbohydrate-binding family 9-like protein, whose protein sequence is MNDRYVIIRDEQDTGTGRELYLDQILWEPDCGIRAGGSVRHDGENLLVHLWAKEKDIRAEYTAPLSPVHEDSCLEFFFMPEGEERYLNFEINPNGCLHIGFGRNRNDRERIVPDNPEKLFSIRTARTAEGWETKYRIPDAFLRKYYPGFAFSGILKANVYKCGDKTVHPHYLAWQPVGTPTPDYHRPEYFGEMVFG, encoded by the coding sequence GTGAACGACCGATATGTGATTATACGGGATGAACAGGATACCGGCACAGGCAGGGAACTGTATCTTGACCAGATCCTGTGGGAACCGGACTGCGGCATCCGGGCAGGCGGAAGCGTTCGCCACGACGGGGAGAACCTGCTGGTACATCTATGGGCAAAAGAAAAAGATATCCGCGCGGAATACACCGCGCCGCTTTCGCCTGTACATGAGGACAGCTGCCTGGAGTTCTTCTTTATGCCGGAGGGAGAAGAGCGTTACCTGAACTTTGAAATCAATCCCAACGGATGCCTTCACATCGGCTTCGGCAGGAACAGAAACGACAGGGAACGGATTGTGCCGGACAATCCGGAAAAGCTGTTCAGTATCCGGACTGCACGGACGGCGGAGGGCTGGGAAACGAAATACCGGATTCCGGACGCATTCCTCCGGAAGTACTATCCGGGTTTCGCTTTTTCCGGCATCCTGAAGGCAAACGTCTACAAATGCGGGGACAAGACGGTTCATCCTCACTATCTGGCCTGGCAGCCGGTAGGTACCCCCACGCCGGATTATCACAGGCCGGAATACTTCGGTGAAATGGTATTCGGCTGA
- a CDS encoding D-2-hydroxyacid dehydrogenase, with protein MSRKMAVYEPFLKPKHKETIRTAAVQHGFEVRLVDEPEKDKDYLMECEVIFGQLPEIARASSTLKWICTPFAGVDQFLKPGSFANPDAMLSNSSGAYGVTISEHTIMMLLDILRRQPEYRQIVARHEWRRDLLVRSIKDARVTLLGTGDIGLETARRLKAFLPACVIGVNRSGRNPDNCFDRILTQDQWEEVLPETDVLIISLPGTKEAYHMVGEKQLGQLPDGAVIINVGRGTVIDQEALIRELKNGRLYAGLDVFEKEPLEENDPVWELPNLLITPHTAGNMTLEHTVNRIVEMFVEDLGRYCAGETPGHLVDRQRGY; from the coding sequence ATGAGCAGAAAAATGGCGGTTTATGAGCCATTTCTGAAACCGAAACACAAGGAAACGATCCGCACAGCAGCTGTGCAGCACGGCTTTGAGGTCAGGCTTGTGGATGAGCCGGAGAAAGATAAGGATTATCTGATGGAGTGCGAAGTGATTTTCGGCCAGCTGCCGGAGATCGCACGCGCATCTTCCACCCTGAAATGGATCTGTACACCGTTTGCGGGGGTTGACCAGTTCCTGAAGCCGGGTTCCTTCGCCAATCCGGACGCGATGCTGTCCAATTCCTCCGGCGCATACGGCGTGACGATTTCGGAGCATACCATTATGATGCTGCTGGACATCCTGCGCCGGCAGCCGGAATACAGGCAGATTGTGGCCCGGCATGAATGGAGACGGGACCTGCTGGTCCGCTCCATCAAGGACGCCCGGGTTACCCTGCTTGGTACGGGAGATATCGGACTGGAAACAGCCAGGAGACTAAAAGCGTTTCTGCCGGCATGTGTGATTGGCGTAAACAGGAGCGGCAGGAATCCTGACAACTGTTTTGACAGGATCCTGACACAGGATCAGTGGGAAGAAGTGCTGCCGGAAACGGATGTGCTGATTATTTCCCTGCCCGGAACAAAGGAAGCGTACCATATGGTGGGTGAAAAGCAGCTTGGGCAGCTGCCGGACGGCGCGGTGATTATCAATGTAGGACGCGGCACCGTAATCGACCAGGAGGCACTGATCAGAGAACTGAAGAACGGACGGCTGTATGCCGGACTGGACGTGTTTGAAAAAGAACCGCTGGAAGAAAACGATCCGGTATGGGAACTGCCGAACCTGCTTATTACGCCGCATACAGCCGGAAATATGACGCTGGAGCATACGGTGAACAGGATTGTTGAGATGTTTGTGGAGGACCTGGGCAGATACTGCGCCGGGGAAACCCCCGGACACCTGGTAGACAGGCAAAGAGGCTATTAA